CTCTTTAAAAGTAAAAGAGTTTCTTGATGATGAGGGGAAAGTCATTGCACATAATTTTAATAAAGATGGTTCATTTAAAAGTTTAAAAATAGAATTAAAAAATAAAACTATATTCAATTTAGGTGGTGGATTTAAAAAAGAAGATAGATTAAATCCACCAAAAATTGGGCAATTTGTAACTTTCAAATATTATGGTTTAACAAAAAATGGTAAACCAAAATTCGCTTCATTTTTAAGAGTTAGAGAAGTTGAATAGTATTTAATCCTCCGTTGCTTCGTGAATTGATTTTTTTACATCTTTTACAACTTCAGTTGTTGTATCTTTTGTAGCTTGCCAAGCTGTTTTACTATCTTGTTTTACTCCACTCCAAGTTGCACATCCTTGAAAAAATATTATAAATATTAATAATAATATACTTCTAAGCATCTCTTATCCTTTTATATAAATAAAATTTCATATAAATTTATAGCAAATTTTTGTATCAAATAAGATTAAATTTATTTGGGTACAATTTCCCAAAAATTAGCCAATTTAAGGATTTTTATGAATAAAAGTTTAGAAACTATGCTATGTCATTTAAAAGATTTTGCACCTTTTAAAGAGCCTACAAACTCTTCACACTTTCCAATATACAACACAGCAACTTTTGATTTAAAAAACCAAAATGGCGATAAAATATATGATTATACAAGAAGTGATAATCCTACAAGAGCTACACTTGAAAACTTTTTTGCTTTTGCTGAAAATGGATATGGAGCTGTTTGCACTCACACAGGAATAGCAGCTGTTTCACTTCTTTTTGAAACTGTTTTAAAAGCAAATTCATCTATTTTAGTTGAAGCTGATTGTTATGGTGGAACATTTAGGCTTTTAAAAGTTTTTAAAGAAAAATATAATATTAATGTAAACTTTACAGATTTTACAGATTTAAATATGCTTGAACATATTTTAAAAACTAATAATATAGATTTAGTTCTTTGTGAAAGTCCTACAAATCCAGGCTTAAAAATAATAGATTTAAAAGAGATATCTAAACTTTGTAAAGCACACAATTCTCTTTTTGCAGTTGATAACTCACTTGCAACTTTTATTAGTCAAAAACCTCTTGATTTAGGAGCTGATTTTTCACTCTTTTCTACAACTAAATTTATAAGTGGTCACGGAAGCGTAATTGCAGGTGCTATTGTTGCAAAAACTAAAGAGAACTCAGAAAAACTTCACTACTACTCAAATGCCTTAGGAAGAAACCAAAATCCTCTTGATGTTCATCTAATATCACTTGGAATTAGTAGCCTAAAAGTTAGAATGAAAGCAAGCGAAAAATTAGCAAAAAAATTTGCTAAATGGCTTGAAGAACAAGATTTTATAGAAAAAGTTACATTTCCAGCACTTAAATCACATCCACAAAGAGCTTTAGCAAAAAAACAGATGAAAATAATTCCTAGCGTTTTTTGTGCTGATTTTAAAAGTGTAGAACTAGCAGAAAAATTTATAGAAAATGCAAAAATATTTGGAGAAAAATGCTCTTTTGGAAGTGCTGATAGTAGAGTTGAAATACCATCTAAAATATCTCATGCATCTTTTTCAAAAGAGGAGTTAAAAGCAATTGGAATATCTGATAGTACAGTACGATTTTCTATTGGATTTGAAGATTTAAAAGATTTAAAAGAGGATTTATTAGAAGCCATAAAATGATAAAAGAGTCTATTTTTAAACCAATCTCTTGTGGTGAGACGTTACCAGTAAATAATATTCATGCAGTTTCTACATCTATGCCAACACTTCAAGATGTAATTGATTATGAGGAACAAACACCGCAGATTTTAGAAAAAATAACAGTTGCATATCCTAGATTTATAGTTCATCCTTATCTTAAAAAACTAGCAATTTATTTAAAATCAAAATATAAAGTTAGTGATAATTATGAACTTATTCTTCTTAGCAGCAAAAAGGCAGTAAAAGTTGTAAGCTCTAGATTTTATATAAATAATCCAATAGATATTGATGAAGATTTTGGTGTAATTATGGTTTTAAAAGGAAGACAGTACCAAAAAGTTTTAAAATTTATTCAACATGTTGGGTACAATTTATCTTCAAGATTAGCTGAAGATTATCTATATAATCTTGGAAAAATTTCAAATATTCACAAAGAAGAGCTTACAGATAAAACAAAAGCAAAAGATATTCTAATTTCAACTTTATCAAGCGCCTATAATCAACCATCAAAAAATATTTGCCTAACTCCTTCAGGAATGAATGCAATGTATTGTGTTTTAAAAGGAATTAAGAATATTCAAGCAAAAAATGGGAGAACTATTTTAGTTCAACTAGGATGGCTATATCTTGATACTATGAATATTGTAAATCACTATTTTGAAGAGAGTAAAATATTTTATGATGTTACAAATCTTGATAACTTGGAGAATTTTTTAAAAGAGAATGGATTAAAAGTTTCAGCAATCGTTACAGAAATTCCTACAAATCCACTTGTGCAAACAGTTGATTTAGAAAAACTTAAAAATCTTTGTGATACTTATAATATTCCTTTGGTTATAGACTCTACTTTTGCAACGCCATATAATCTTAATTTAAACTCTTATGCTGATATTTATGTTGAATCATTGACAAAATTTGCTTGTGGAAATGCAGATGTTTTAATGGGTGCAATTATTTTAAATAAAAACTCAAAAATCTCACATATTTCACAAGAGTTTTTTAAACACTGTGATGAACCATATATAAAAGATATTCAAAGATTGGCTTTAGAAATACAAGATTATAAAAATAGAGTTAAAAAAATATCTTCAAATACAAAAAAATTAGTCGAATATTTTCAAAAATCATCTTATATAGATGAAATTTTTTACTGTTTAAGTCCAAAATATAAAGAGAATTATGAAAAACTTGTGATTGATGAAAATAGTCTATGTGGAATAATATCAATCACCTTTAAAAAAGATTTCCAAAAAGTTTATGATAATTTAAACTTTCCAAAAGGTCCAAGCCTTGGAACTGAATTTACTCTTCTTATGCCCTATACATATTTAGCACACTATGATTTAATAGTAAGTAAAGAGGGTAAAGAGTTTTTAGAAAAAATAAATCTTCCTATAAAGCTTCTTAGAATATCTGTTGGAGTAGAAAATATAGATGAGATTATAAATGAGTTTGAGAAATTAAATACTATTTAAGGTTTAAAAAATAGATGATAAAACAAGCATTTAAAAACAATATTAATAATATTTCAACACTTATTTATGATGCAATTCACAGTGTTGCAAATACTTTAACTGGTGAGAATGAAGATAAAAAAATTTTAGAAACTTTGGATTATTATATAAAAATGGATGTTTGTAGGCTTAGTTATAACAATATTTATACTTATATTATAGATAATCAAAATGTTGGTATTTTACTAGCTTATAGTTCAAATGATGTAAAAAAGCTAGATAAGCCAATGCTTGAGCACTTAAGAAGAAAAAATATTTTTTTAGATTCATTTGAAAAAGAGTGTTTTGAAGATGAATTTTATATAGATACTGTTAGTGTAAGTCCTAGCTTTCAAGGAAGAGGAATAGCAAAAGAGTTATTTAGTTTTGCTGAACAAAAAGCAAAAGAGTTAGATTTAAAAAAACTCTCACTTTTAGTTGATTTTGAAAATCCAAAAGCAAAAGCTTTGTATGAAAGATTAGGATTTAAAGATAATGAAATTCTAAAAGTTTCAGGAAGTAACTTTTATCATATGATAAAGCAATTAGATTTATAAAAAAGGAAAAATTATGTCAAAAAGAGTTTATTGTATAGCTTCATTTGAAGCAAAAGATGGTTTAAACGAAGAGTTATTTAAAGTACTACAATCTTTAGAACCACAAACTATAAGAGAAGATGGTTGTATTCAATATATTGTTACAAAACATATAACTCATCCAAATGCAACTGGAAAAAGCTTTCCAATAGTATTTAATGAAATTTGGGAATCAAAAGAGGCTTTTGAGCTTCACTGCAATAAACCTTATATAAAAGAGTTTTTTCATAAACATTGTATGCTAGAAGATGGACTTGTAAAAGATTTTAATGTTTGTGTTTATAGTGATGAATAAAGAAATATTTAAAATAGAGCTTAATTTAAGCTCTATTTTTTAAAATCATTTATAACTTTTTGCAATCTCGTTTGCTACAAAAAGCATATTATTGTACCAATCATCACTTAATGGATTTATAGATACTACATTTGCACCAACATTTTGTGAAATTGTTTTTGCACTTTTTTGTGAAAATTGAGGTGCTACAAATACTATTTTTATATTATGTTTTTTTGCTTCTTCTACTAACTGAAGTAACTCATTTGGTTTTGGCTCTTTCCCTTCAGTCTCAATAGATATTTGCTCAATATCATATCTTTTTGCAAAATATCCCCAAGACGGATGAAATACCATAAAAGCAGAGTCTTTATAAGGTTTTAATATATTTTTTATCTCATTATCCAAATTATCTAGCTCTTTTACAAACTCTTCATAATTAGCTTTATAAAAATGACTATTTTCTTCATCTATTTTAACCATTGCTTCATAAATATTTTTTGCTTGAATTTTTACACTTATTGGGTCTAACCAAATATGTGGATCAAGTCCATCATCTTCATGAGAGTGTCCATTTTTATCTTCATGTTTATGATTAGAATGATTATGTTTTTTGTGCTCATCTTCTTCATCATGATGAGTGTGTTCAACCATAGCAATTTTTTCTACTCCAATAGTTGTATCAACAAAAATTGTACTTTTTGCATTTTGTTTAAATCTCGTAATCCAAGCTTTTTCACTAGGTTCTCCTATCATAAAATATGCTTTTGAATTACCTAAAGATTTCATTTGAGATGCTTTTGGCTCAAAATTGTGAGGAGAACTACCTGGTTTTACCA
Above is a genomic segment from Aliarcobacter cryaerophilus containing:
- a CDS encoding trans-sulfuration enzyme family protein, which produces MNKSLETMLCHLKDFAPFKEPTNSSHFPIYNTATFDLKNQNGDKIYDYTRSDNPTRATLENFFAFAENGYGAVCTHTGIAAVSLLFETVLKANSSILVEADCYGGTFRLLKVFKEKYNINVNFTDFTDLNMLEHILKTNNIDLVLCESPTNPGLKIIDLKEISKLCKAHNSLFAVDNSLATFISQKPLDLGADFSLFSTTKFISGHGSVIAGAIVAKTKENSEKLHYYSNALGRNQNPLDVHLISLGISSLKVRMKASEKLAKKFAKWLEEQDFIEKVTFPALKSHPQRALAKKQMKIIPSVFCADFKSVELAEKFIENAKIFGEKCSFGSADSRVEIPSKISHASFSKEELKAIGISDSTVRFSIGFEDLKDLKEDLLEAIK
- a CDS encoding PLP-dependent transferase, with translation MIKESIFKPISCGETLPVNNIHAVSTSMPTLQDVIDYEEQTPQILEKITVAYPRFIVHPYLKKLAIYLKSKYKVSDNYELILLSSKKAVKVVSSRFYINNPIDIDEDFGVIMVLKGRQYQKVLKFIQHVGYNLSSRLAEDYLYNLGKISNIHKEELTDKTKAKDILISTLSSAYNQPSKNICLTPSGMNAMYCVLKGIKNIQAKNGRTILVQLGWLYLDTMNIVNHYFEESKIFYDVTNLDNLENFLKENGLKVSAIVTEIPTNPLVQTVDLEKLKNLCDTYNIPLVIDSTFATPYNLNLNSYADIYVESLTKFACGNADVLMGAIILNKNSKISHISQEFFKHCDEPYIKDIQRLALEIQDYKNRVKKISSNTKKLVEYFQKSSYIDEIFYCLSPKYKENYEKLVIDENSLCGIISITFKKDFQKVYDNLNFPKGPSLGTEFTLLMPYTYLAHYDLIVSKEGKEFLEKINLPIKLLRISVGVENIDEIINEFEKLNTI
- a CDS encoding GNAT family N-acetyltransferase; protein product: MIKQAFKNNINNISTLIYDAIHSVANTLTGENEDKKILETLDYYIKMDVCRLSYNNIYTYIIDNQNVGILLAYSSNDVKKLDKPMLEHLRRKNIFLDSFEKECFEDEFYIDTVSVSPSFQGRGIAKELFSFAEQKAKELDLKKLSLLVDFENPKAKALYERLGFKDNEILKVSGSNFYHMIKQLDL
- a CDS encoding putative quinol monooxygenase is translated as MSKRVYCIASFEAKDGLNEELFKVLQSLEPQTIREDGCIQYIVTKHITHPNATGKSFPIVFNEIWESKEAFELHCNKPYIKEFFHKHCMLEDGLVKDFNVCVYSDE
- a CDS encoding metal ABC transporter solute-binding protein, Zn/Mn family; the encoded protein is MRNYLLIFMLFTTILFASKQELTVTILPQKYFVEKIVKDKFDINVMVKPGSSPHNFEPKASQMKSLGNSKAYFMIGEPSEKAWITRFKQNAKSTIFVDTTIGVEKIAMVEHTHHDEEDEHKKHNHSNHKHEDKNGHSHEDDGLDPHIWLDPISVKIQAKNIYEAMVKIDEENSHFYKANYEEFVKELDNLDNEIKNILKPYKDSAFMVFHPSWGYFAKRYDIEQISIETEGKEPKPNELLQLVEEAKKHNIKIVFVAPQFSQKSAKTISQNVGANVVSINPLSDDWYNNMLFVANEIAKSYK